In Sphingomonas sp. SUN019, one genomic interval encodes:
- the trbJ gene encoding P-type conjugative transfer protein TrbJ, whose product MKPNILRRAMLAGAIATSSMIGITAATPAYAQFGGIVYDPTNYAQNVLTAARSLQQVNNQIQQIQQQATSLINEARNLASLPFSSLQQLQQQVQRTQQLLGEAQRIAYDVQNVQQVFNGRYKGAALTGTHAQMVANANARWEDSVGAFEDALRVQAGVVGNIDGARTTMDGLVTSSQSATGALQAAQAGNQLLALQSQQLADLTALLAAQGRAQALDSARNAAVEAESRERLRRFLTRSTGYQPGNARMFHD is encoded by the coding sequence ATGAAACCCAATATTCTGCGCCGCGCCATGTTGGCCGGCGCCATCGCCACGTCGAGCATGATCGGCATCACCGCCGCCACGCCGGCGTACGCTCAGTTCGGCGGGATCGTCTATGATCCGACCAACTATGCGCAGAACGTGCTGACGGCCGCCCGGTCGCTCCAGCAGGTCAACAACCAGATTCAGCAAATCCAGCAGCAGGCGACCAGCCTCATCAACGAGGCGCGCAACCTGGCTTCGCTGCCATTCAGCTCGCTCCAACAATTGCAGCAGCAGGTGCAGCGCACCCAGCAGCTTCTCGGCGAGGCGCAGCGCATCGCCTACGACGTGCAGAACGTCCAGCAGGTGTTCAACGGCCGCTACAAGGGCGCGGCGCTCACCGGCACCCACGCGCAGATGGTCGCCAACGCCAACGCCCGCTGGGAGGATAGCGTCGGCGCGTTCGAGGACGCGCTTCGCGTTCAGGCCGGTGTCGTCGGCAACATCGACGGCGCGCGCACGACGATGGACGGCCTGGTTACGTCCAGCCAGTCGGCGACGGGCGCGCTTCAGGCGGCGCAGGCGGGCAACCAGCTTCTGGCGCTGCAATCGCAGCAGCTCGCCGACCTGACGGCGCTGCTCGCCGCGCAGGGTCGGGCGCAGGCGCTGGACTCGGCGCGTAACGCCGCCGTCGAAGCCGAGAGCCGCGAACGGCTCCGCCGCTTCCTCACGCGGTCCACCGGCTATCAGCCGGGTAACGCCCGCATGTTCCACGACTGA
- the trbE gene encoding conjugal transfer protein TrbE → MMSLREYRSKAASLPDFLPWAALVGEGVVLNKDGSFQRTARFRGPDLDSATPAELVATTARLNNSLRRLGSGWAIFVEAQRTPALDYPEGHFPDPVSSLVEFERREQFREEGAHFESRYFLTLLWMPPAEEAARAEGWLYEGRSTSGVDPWELLKGFTDRSDRVLNLVEGFVPEVRWLDDAETLTYLHSTVSTRRQCVRVPETPMHLDALLADEPLTGGLEPKLGDHHLRTLTIVGFPSVTFPGLLDELNRLAFEYRWATRAIMLDKTDATKLLSRIRRQWFAKRKSIAAILKEVMTNEASVLMDSDASNKAADADTALQELGADYAGMAYVTATVTVWDRDPAIAAEKLRLVEKVIQGRDFTVIPEGMNAIEAWLGSLPGHTYANVRQPPISTINLAHLIPLSAVWAGPERDEHFGAPPLLYGKTEGSTPFRFSLHVGDVGHTLIVGPTGAGKSVLLALMAMQFRRYENGQIFAFDFGGSIRAAAISMGGDWQDLGGMLADGTGDGVQLQPLARIDDPAERAWAAEWLAAILASEGVAVDPQAKEHLWSALGSLASAPIGERTLTGLAVLLQSQQLKQALASYCIGGPWGRLLDAEAERLGEASVQAFETEGLVGAGSAAAVLSYLFHRIEGRLDGSPTLIIIDEGWLVLDSPDFAAQLREWLKTLRKKNASVVFATQSLADIETSNIAPAIIESCPTRIFLPNERAAEPQIATIYERFGLNARQIEILSRATPKRDYYCQSRRGNRLFELGLGEIALAFAAASSKTDQLRIAELVETHGRERFAAEWLRHRGLAWAVDLLPEPQPDPLAGRREDAGQLPLALKDMTP, encoded by the coding sequence ATGATGAGCTTGCGCGAATATCGCAGCAAAGCTGCGAGCCTTCCCGACTTCCTGCCTTGGGCCGCGCTGGTCGGCGAAGGCGTCGTGCTGAACAAGGACGGCTCGTTCCAGCGCACCGCCCGGTTCCGCGGCCCCGATCTCGACAGCGCCACGCCCGCCGAGCTGGTCGCCACGACCGCGCGGCTCAACAATTCGCTGCGCCGTCTCGGGTCCGGCTGGGCGATCTTCGTCGAGGCACAGCGCACGCCCGCGCTCGACTATCCGGAAGGCCACTTTCCAGATCCTGTGTCGTCGCTGGTCGAGTTCGAGCGCCGCGAGCAGTTCCGCGAGGAAGGCGCGCACTTCGAGAGCCGCTATTTCCTCACCCTGCTGTGGATGCCGCCGGCCGAGGAAGCCGCGCGCGCCGAAGGCTGGCTCTACGAGGGCCGCTCCACATCCGGCGTCGATCCTTGGGAGCTGCTGAAAGGATTTACCGATCGCAGCGACCGCGTGCTGAACTTGGTCGAAGGCTTCGTGCCCGAGGTCCGCTGGCTCGATGACGCCGAGACACTGACCTATCTGCACAGCACGGTTTCGACGCGCCGCCAGTGCGTTCGCGTGCCGGAAACGCCGATGCACCTCGACGCGCTTTTGGCCGACGAGCCGCTGACCGGCGGACTCGAACCGAAGCTCGGCGATCATCATCTCCGCACGCTCACCATCGTCGGTTTTCCCAGCGTCACGTTCCCCGGCCTACTCGACGAACTGAACCGGCTCGCCTTCGAGTATCGCTGGGCGACCCGCGCGATCATGCTCGACAAGACCGATGCGACCAAGCTGCTGAGCCGCATCCGCCGCCAGTGGTTCGCCAAGCGCAAGTCCATCGCCGCGATCTTGAAGGAGGTGATGACTAACGAGGCGTCGGTCCTGATGGACAGCGACGCCTCAAACAAGGCGGCCGACGCCGACACCGCCCTGCAGGAGTTGGGCGCCGACTATGCCGGCATGGCCTACGTCACTGCCACGGTGACGGTGTGGGACCGCGATCCCGCTATTGCCGCCGAGAAGCTTCGGCTGGTCGAGAAGGTCATCCAAGGCCGCGACTTCACCGTGATACCCGAGGGCATGAACGCGATCGAGGCGTGGCTGGGGAGTCTTCCCGGCCACACCTACGCCAATGTCCGCCAACCTCCGATTTCCACGATCAATCTCGCCCACCTGATCCCCCTGTCAGCAGTATGGGCGGGGCCGGAACGGGACGAGCATTTCGGTGCGCCCCCCTTGCTCTATGGCAAGACCGAAGGCTCGACCCCGTTCCGGTTTTCCCTTCACGTCGGCGATGTCGGCCACACTCTGATCGTCGGGCCGACCGGCGCCGGCAAGTCGGTGCTGCTCGCCCTCATGGCGATGCAGTTCCGCCGCTACGAGAACGGCCAGATCTTCGCCTTCGACTTCGGCGGCAGCATCCGTGCCGCCGCGATCAGCATGGGCGGCGACTGGCAGGATCTCGGCGGGATGCTCGCCGATGGGACCGGCGACGGCGTGCAGCTCCAGCCGCTGGCACGAATCGACGATCCGGCCGAACGCGCTTGGGCGGCCGAATGGCTGGCGGCCATCCTTGCGTCCGAAGGCGTCGCGGTCGATCCCCAGGCCAAGGAGCACCTATGGTCGGCGCTCGGCTCACTTGCGTCCGCGCCGATCGGCGAGCGCACACTGACCGGGCTGGCCGTGCTGTTGCAGTCGCAGCAGCTCAAACAGGCGCTCGCCTCCTACTGCATCGGCGGGCCGTGGGGCCGTTTGCTCGACGCGGAGGCAGAGCGTCTCGGCGAGGCGTCGGTGCAGGCGTTCGAGACCGAAGGCTTGGTCGGCGCCGGATCGGCCGCCGCCGTCCTGTCCTATCTGTTCCACCGGATCGAAGGGCGGCTGGACGGCTCGCCCACGCTCATCATCATCGACGAGGGCTGGCTGGTCCTCGACAGCCCGGACTTCGCAGCGCAGCTCCGCGAATGGCTGAAAACTCTGCGCAAGAAGAACGCCAGCGTGGTGTTCGCCACGCAGAGCCTCGCCGACATCGAAACCTCGAATATCGCGCCGGCCATCATCGAAAGCTGCCCGACGCGCATCTTCCTGCCCAACGAGCGCGCGGCCGAGCCGCAGATCGCCACCATCTACGAGCGGTTCGGCCTCAACGCCCGCCAGATCGAAATCCTGAGCCGGGCGACGCCCAAGCGCGACTATTACTGCCAGTCGCGGCGCGGCAACCGGCTGTTCGAGCTGGGGCTGGGCGAAATCGCGCTGGCCTTCGCCGCGGCGTCTTCCAAGACCGACCAGCTCCGCATCGCTGAGCTCGTCGAGACCCACGGCCGCGAGCGCTTCGCCGCCGAATGGCTGCGCCATCGCGGCCTGGCCTGGGCGGTCGATCTTCTTCCCGAACCCCAACCCGATCCGCTGGCCGGTCGCCGGGAAGATGCCGGCCAGCTCCCCCTTGCCCTGAAGGACATGACCCCATGA
- a CDS encoding VirB3 family type IV secretion system protein, whose product MPDVAEPIAGYLAPVHRALTEQILLGGAPRSLAIVNGTLAGAIGLGLRLWIAGLVIWAVGHGLSVWAARRDAQFVDVARRHLRYPTWMRP is encoded by the coding sequence ATGCCGGACGTGGCCGAACCGATCGCCGGCTACCTCGCCCCGGTTCACCGGGCGCTGACCGAGCAGATATTGCTCGGCGGCGCTCCGCGCTCGCTCGCCATCGTCAACGGGACGCTGGCGGGCGCGATCGGCCTCGGCCTGCGCCTGTGGATCGCCGGCTTGGTCATTTGGGCCGTCGGCCACGGACTGTCCGTCTGGGCCGCCCGCCGCGACGCGCAATTCGTGGACGTGGCCCGGCGCCACCTCCGCTACCCGACATGGATGCGGCCATGA
- a CDS encoding TrbC/VirB2 family protein produces the protein MIHALRHGARRAMLTATASVIALTFAVPAHAGGSSMPWEAPLQSILESIEGPVAKIIAVMIIIITGLTLAFGDTSGGARRLIQIVFGLSIAFAASSFFLSFFSFGGGALV, from the coding sequence ATGATCCATGCCCTTCGGCATGGCGCACGCCGCGCCATGCTCACCGCCACCGCCAGCGTGATCGCGCTGACCTTCGCCGTTCCGGCCCATGCCGGCGGCTCGTCGATGCCGTGGGAAGCGCCGCTCCAGTCGATCCTCGAAAGCATCGAGGGACCGGTGGCGAAGATCATCGCGGTGATGATCATCATCATCACCGGCCTGACACTGGCGTTCGGCGATACCTCTGGCGGCGCGCGCCGACTGATCCAGATCGTGTTCGGCCTGTCGATCGCTTTCGCCGCCAGCTCCTTCTTCCTGAGCTTCTTCAGCTTCGGCGGCGGGGCGCTGGTCTGA
- the trbB gene encoding P-type conjugative transfer ATPase TrbB, whose amino-acid sequence MTIHPIRSEAKSRGARMLRTALGPSIAGWLDDPAVIEVMLNPDGRLWLDRLSEGISDTGELLSAADGERIVRLVAHHVGVEVHARSPRVSAELPEGGERFEGLLPPVVAAPTFAIRKPAVAVFTLDDYAHAGIMSAAEAEALRRGVVTRTNILVAGGTGAGKTTLVNALLAEVAKTNDRIVLIEDTRELQCAAPNLVAMRTKDGVVSLSELVRSSLRLRPDRIPIGEVRGAEALDLIKAWGTGHPGGVGTIHAGTALGALRRMEQLIQEAVVTVPRALIAETIDLIAVLVRDAHGRRLTELARVEGLDPATGDYRLAPLTTPQPGDLP is encoded by the coding sequence TTGACCATCCACCCGATCCGATCCGAGGCAAAATCCCGCGGGGCGCGGATGCTCCGCACCGCGCTCGGGCCGTCGATCGCGGGATGGCTGGACGATCCCGCCGTCATCGAAGTGATGCTGAACCCCGACGGCCGACTTTGGCTCGATAGGCTCAGCGAAGGCATCAGCGATACAGGCGAGCTGCTGAGCGCTGCCGATGGCGAGCGCATCGTCCGCCTGGTCGCTCACCATGTCGGCGTCGAGGTTCACGCCCGATCCCCGCGCGTATCGGCCGAGCTGCCGGAAGGTGGCGAGCGGTTCGAGGGTCTGTTGCCGCCCGTCGTCGCGGCGCCGACCTTCGCTATCCGAAAGCCCGCCGTCGCCGTGTTCACGCTCGACGACTATGCGCACGCCGGCATCATGTCGGCGGCCGAGGCCGAGGCGTTGCGCCGCGGCGTCGTGACCCGCACCAACATCCTCGTCGCGGGCGGCACCGGCGCGGGCAAGACCACGCTGGTCAACGCTCTCTTGGCGGAAGTCGCCAAGACGAACGACCGCATCGTCCTGATCGAAGACACGCGCGAACTTCAATGCGCCGCGCCCAACCTTGTCGCCATGCGCACCAAGGACGGCGTGGTGTCGCTGTCCGAGTTGGTCCGCTCGTCGCTGCGACTGCGCCCCGACCGCATCCCCATCGGCGAGGTGCGCGGCGCCGAGGCGCTCGACCTCATCAAAGCCTGGGGTACGGGCCACCCTGGCGGTGTCGGCACGATCCACGCCGGCACCGCGCTCGGCGCGCTCCGCCGGATGGAGCAACTTATCCAGGAGGCCGTCGTCACTGTCCCGCGCGCGCTGATCGCCGAGACGATCGACCTGATCGCCGTGCTGGTCCGCGACGCGCACGGCCGCCGGCTGACCGAGCTGGCCCGCGTCGAAGGGCTTGACCCCGCGACCGGTGACTACCGCCTCGCACCGCTCACCACCCCCCAGCCCGGAGACCTGCCATGA
- a CDS encoding LysR family transcriptional regulator, whose protein sequence is MDIEELETFVAVADAGGVSPAARRLGVSKSIVSRRLFRLEAELGVQLLARTTRGAALTEAGAMFRDHAARVAAEIDVARETILPAGELRGRLRIAAPLSFGPTHFAPVIAEMAKQHPELHVHTCYTDRFVDLIAEGYDCAIRVGYLQDSNLVARRIGPIFGKLVASPAYIKAHGAPATLDEVVDHQALMQGTETWQFMDGNKIVTVHPQGRFKADNAVALIAAATAGLGIAWLPDGLTNEYVASGALVPVMTAYPPPPAGAYVVRPPGQHPSRKIRVLIELLIACFANSPQDAEAAP, encoded by the coding sequence TTGGATATCGAAGAGCTAGAGACGTTTGTGGCAGTTGCCGATGCCGGCGGCGTCTCGCCCGCTGCCCGCCGGCTCGGCGTCTCCAAGTCGATCGTCAGCCGGCGGCTTTTTCGGCTTGAAGCGGAGCTCGGTGTTCAGCTCCTTGCCCGAACGACCCGTGGCGCGGCGCTGACGGAGGCCGGGGCGATGTTCCGGGACCATGCGGCAAGGGTTGCTGCCGAGATCGACGTGGCCAGAGAAACGATCCTGCCCGCTGGCGAGCTTCGCGGACGCTTGCGGATCGCTGCGCCACTTTCCTTCGGTCCGACGCACTTCGCCCCCGTGATTGCGGAAATGGCAAAGCAGCACCCGGAGTTGCACGTTCATACCTGCTATACGGATCGCTTCGTCGATCTCATCGCGGAAGGTTATGACTGCGCGATACGGGTCGGCTATCTGCAGGACTCGAACCTGGTTGCAAGACGAATTGGGCCAATCTTCGGCAAGCTCGTCGCAAGTCCCGCGTACATCAAGGCGCACGGGGCGCCGGCGACGCTGGACGAGGTGGTTGATCATCAAGCACTCATGCAGGGCACCGAAACCTGGCAATTCATGGATGGGAACAAGATCGTCACGGTTCATCCGCAGGGTCGCTTCAAGGCAGACAACGCAGTTGCTCTGATCGCCGCCGCGACAGCCGGACTCGGGATCGCGTGGCTTCCTGACGGCCTCACTAATGAGTATGTCGCGTCCGGCGCGCTGGTGCCGGTAATGACCGCTTATCCGCCACCGCCAGCGGGCGCATATGTCGTACGCCCGCCGGGTCAGCATCCGTCGCGGAAGATACGAGTTCTTATCGAACTGCTGATCGCTTGCTTTGCAAATTCGCCGCAGGACGCGGAAGCCGCGCCGTAG
- a CDS encoding hydrolase, whose amino-acid sequence MLVLIDHQPYQLANLNSHDPQAVVSNTTALAKVAKVFGVPTILTSVIAARGGVIFPHITEVFPGQEVIDRTFINTWEDQTVVDAVKATGRKQLIIAGLWTEICVAMPAIQAAGEGWDVTVITDASGGTSIEAHEVAIQRMIAAGINMMTWLALASEWQRDWARTETATDLNDALKYHIGGSAIAYLWEQQLLNTPVPAEAG is encoded by the coding sequence GTGCTCGTCCTGATCGATCATCAGCCGTATCAGCTTGCAAACCTTAACAGCCACGATCCGCAGGCCGTAGTCAGCAACACGACGGCGCTCGCCAAGGTCGCCAAGGTGTTCGGGGTGCCCACGATTCTGACCAGCGTCATCGCTGCTCGCGGCGGCGTGATCTTCCCGCATATCACCGAAGTGTTTCCGGGCCAGGAGGTGATCGACCGGACCTTCATCAACACCTGGGAGGATCAGACGGTCGTTGACGCAGTGAAAGCAACCGGCCGCAAGCAGCTGATCATCGCGGGCCTTTGGACCGAAATCTGCGTCGCCATGCCCGCGATCCAGGCAGCGGGCGAGGGCTGGGACGTGACGGTCATCACCGACGCTTCGGGGGGCACGTCGATCGAGGCACATGAAGTTGCTATCCAGCGCATGATCGCGGCCGGCATCAACATGATGACGTGGTTGGCCTTGGCGTCCGAATGGCAACGCGACTGGGCGCGGACCGAGACTGCGACCGACCTGAACGACGCCCTAAAGTATCACATTGGCGGCAGCGCAATCGCCTATCTCTGGGAGCAGCAGCTGCTCAACACCCCGGTGCCGGCCGAGGCGGGATGA
- a CDS encoding MoaF-related domain-containing protein has translation MTMEHFPIGQEMDVAYPNFEVSLTLLSATQLRFEIKEGPLARTETVDIQVVPLGNSIFAVSWQEKDGATVTNVQNYDRGLVHSFATLPSGEFIRMTGPISVTRPAQRVSDDRPQRNKALVIEAMTSLFQRHDVSAVEQHYAADYIQHNPSIPQGRDALQTLVAGLSQDVYYEPGLIVAEGDLVAIHGRIRGWADVPQVVVDLFRIEDGKLAEHWDVLQDEVPVTMALGGVAMFDSDEGLAQSLPTPKSKGRKP, from the coding sequence ATGACGATGGAGCACTTTCCCATCGGACAGGAAATGGACGTCGCCTATCCGAATTTCGAGGTGAGCCTGACCCTGCTCTCAGCTACCCAACTACGGTTCGAGATCAAGGAAGGGCCGCTAGCCCGGACCGAGACCGTCGATATTCAGGTCGTTCCCCTCGGCAACAGCATCTTCGCTGTAAGTTGGCAGGAAAAGGACGGGGCGACCGTCACGAACGTCCAAAACTATGACCGCGGCCTAGTTCATTCATTCGCCACGCTGCCAAGCGGCGAGTTCATTCGGATGACCGGTCCGATCTCGGTAACCCGGCCCGCGCAACGGGTCTCGGACGATCGTCCACAGCGGAACAAGGCGTTAGTAATCGAGGCAATGACCTCGCTTTTCCAGCGCCATGATGTCTCGGCGGTGGAGCAGCACTACGCTGCCGACTACATCCAGCACAATCCCAGCATTCCGCAGGGACGCGATGCCCTGCAAACCCTCGTCGCCGGTCTGTCGCAGGACGTCTATTACGAGCCCGGGCTGATCGTCGCCGAAGGCGATCTCGTCGCCATTCACGGCCGCATTCGTGGTTGGGCGGACGTGCCGCAGGTCGTGGTCGACCTTTTCCGGATCGAAGACGGCAAGCTGGCCGAGCATTGGGACGTCCTGCAGGACGAGGTGCCAGTGACGATGGCCTTGGGCGGCGTCGCGATGTTCGATTCCGACGAAGGGCTCGCTCAATCCTTGCCGACTCCAAAGAGCAAAGGACGAAAGCCATGA
- a CDS encoding alpha/beta fold hydrolase codes for MTTITTQDGARIFFKDWGPKDAQPIVFHHGWPLSADDWDNQMLFFFGEGYRVVAHDRRGHGRSDQTDTGNDMDTYAADVAELARALDLKNAVHVGHSTGGGEVIRYVARSEPGRVAKAVLIGAVPPIMLATERYPGGLPMAVFDSFREALIRNRAQFFLEVPTGPFYGFNREGAEVSEGLIRNWWRQGMMGGAKAQYDCIVAFSETDFTEDLQAVSLPVLLMHGEDDQVVPIDASARKAIKLLPNGMLKTYPSLSHGLFATHPELINADLLAFIKA; via the coding sequence ATGACGACGATCACGACGCAGGACGGCGCCCGGATCTTTTTCAAGGATTGGGGACCGAAGGACGCTCAGCCCATCGTTTTCCACCACGGCTGGCCGCTCAGCGCGGACGACTGGGACAACCAAATGCTGTTCTTCTTCGGCGAGGGCTATCGCGTGGTCGCGCATGACCGGCGCGGTCACGGGCGCTCCGACCAGACCGACACGGGGAACGACATGGACACCTACGCGGCGGACGTCGCGGAGCTTGCCCGAGCGCTCGACCTTAAGAACGCAGTCCACGTCGGGCATTCGACCGGCGGCGGCGAAGTGATCCGCTACGTCGCCCGCAGCGAGCCTGGTCGCGTCGCGAAAGCCGTTCTCATCGGCGCAGTGCCGCCGATCATGCTGGCGACGGAGCGATATCCGGGCGGCCTGCCGATGGCGGTGTTCGACAGCTTTCGCGAAGCGCTTATCCGCAACCGCGCGCAGTTCTTCCTCGAAGTCCCGACCGGCCCCTTCTACGGCTTCAACCGGGAGGGTGCGGAGGTCAGCGAAGGGCTGATCCGGAACTGGTGGCGGCAGGGCATGATGGGCGGCGCAAAGGCCCAGTACGACTGCATCGTCGCCTTCTCCGAAACAGACTTTACCGAGGATCTGCAAGCGGTCTCGCTGCCTGTCCTGCTGATGCATGGCGAAGACGATCAGGTGGTTCCGATCGACGCGTCCGCCCGCAAGGCGATCAAGCTGCTGCCGAACGGCATGCTGAAGACATATCCGAGCCTGTCGCACGGCCTGTTCGCCACCCACCCCGAACTCATCAACGCCGACCTGCTGGCGTTCATCAAAGCATGA